The sequence GGTTTCTTCCGCAGTCATCCAGTAATCGCGCTCTGCGTCTTTGTGGATTTGTTTGACAGATTTACCTGAATTATCAGCAAGAATTTGCTCCAACTTGTTACGAGTTTTGAGCAAGTGCTCCGCCGCAATCGCCATATCTGTCTGTTGGGTACCGCCACCTGTTCCACCCATAGGCTGGTGAATCATGTATTCTGCATTTGGCAACATGAAACGTTTGCCTTTGGCACCGCTTGATGCAATGATCGTTCCCATGCTAGCTGCAGTTCCCATCACGATAGTCTGAACATCTGCTTTAATAAAGTTCATGGTATCCACAATCGCCAGACCTGCTGATACAGAACCACCAGGAGTGTTGACATAGAGATAGATATCCTTAGTTGGGTCTTGAGCATCTAAGAAAAGCAATTGGGCAATGATAGAATTTGCCATGTTATCTTCAACTGGACCTGTCAACATGATGATGCGGTCCTTGAGCAAGCGAGAGTAAATGTCATAAGAACGTTCACCACGGCTGGTTTGTTCAATTACTACTGGAATCATAAGAATTCTCCTTGTCTTTTATTCATTTCTAACAAATCTGAGACCATTATATAGAATTAGTCAAAAATGGTCAAATAAAAAACACAGTTTGCTTGGTCAAAAAAAGAAACCAGTCAGGCTGATTTCTTTATCCTATATTATTTTGTACCAAACAAACGGTCTCCTGCATCTCCCAAACCTGGAACGATGTAGCCTTTTTCATTGAGTTTCTCATCCAAAGCCGCTGTGTAGATATCTACATCTGGATGTGCCTCTTGAAGTGCTTTTACACCTTCAGGTGCAGACACAAGAGCTACAAATTTGATGTTTGAAGCACCACGCTTTTTCAAAGAATCAATAGCCAAAATAGCTGAGCCACCTGTCGCCAACATTGGATCAACAACAAAAATCTGGCGTTGGTCAATATCATCTGGCAATTTCACCAAATATTCAACTGGCTGCAAGGTCTCTTCATCACGGTACATACCAATATGACCAACTTTTGCAGCAGGGACAAGGCTCAATAGACCGTCAACCATTCCCACACCTGCACGTAGAATTGGAACGATTGCCAATTTCTTACCTGCGATTTGTTTTTGAACCGTTTTTGTAATCGGTGTTTCGATTTCAACATCTTCCAATGGTAGGTCGCGAAGAACTTCGTAACCCATTAGCATAGCAATTTCATTTACCAACTCACGGAAATCTTTGGTCGAAGTCGAAACGCGACGCAAGATAGACAACTTATGTTGAATGAGTGGATGTGAAATAACTTGGAATTTCCCCATGGTGGTAAAACCTCTCTTTTTTGTTTTTTCTATTCTACCAAAAAATGAGAAAAAATGCTCGAACTTCATTGAATTTTTACCTAATTTATTAGACAGCCAAACACTTCCACCAATCGTCGGCAGGCTTCCTTGATGACAAATTGTGGTGTTGCTGCATTTAATCGGAAATGCTTTTCACCTTCTTTTCCGAAGGTCAATCCATCATTCAAATGCAGTTGTGCTTCTTCCAACAATTTCTCTGCTAGCTCTTGGTGACTGAGTTCATAGGCTGAAAAATCCAGCCAAATCAGGTAGGTTCCTTGTGGTTTAAGCACTTTGATATTCGTCTTTTTACTCAATTCTTCTTGGACCAACAGGATATTTTCTTCCAAAACTGGTTTTAAGGCGGTCAACCAAGGTTTTCCGTGTCGGTAGGCAACTTCTGTTGTAATTAAGCCTAGGCTAGGGATTTCATGTTGGTTATTGGCCAATTGTCTCTTGGTAAAAGCTTTACGCAACTGAGGATTTTCAATAATAGCAAAGCTGTTTTTTGTTCCCGCTATATTAAAAGTCTTGGTTGCAGAAGACAAAATTACCGAAAATTCCTTATGGTTTGGGGAAACTGTATTGAAGGAATGGTGCTCATGTCCAAAAAGGGTCAAGTCCTGGTGGATTTCATCAGAGACTAAGATGACTCCATGCTTCTGACAGATAGCACCGAGCTCCAGTAGTTCCTGATGACTCCAAACTCTGCCGCCTGGATTGTGAGGATTGCAAAAGATATAGAGTTTGACCCCCTCCTCAACAATCTTTTGCTCCAAAGCCTGAAAATCAAGAGTAAATTGGTCATTTACTACACTAAGAGGCTGACTAATTAACCGTCGATGATTGAGTCGAATAGTACGGGCAAAAGGGGGATATACTGGAGTATTGATCATAACTGCATCCCCCTCAGCTGTAAAAGCTTGAACTGCGATGGACAAGGCTGGAACAACACCTTCTACCAAAACAAGAGCTTGCCGATCAAAACAATAGCCGTGCTGGTCCTTCTCCCAGTCCATTATGGATTCAAATAGAGACTCACTGGCATAGTTGTACCCGAAAATCTGCCTTTGCCCGTAGTCTACGATCGCTTGGCGCATTTCTGGAAAGGGCTGAAAGTCCATATCTGCCACCCAGAGTTGCAAAAGCTCTGGGTTGTTTTCTGTTAGCCGCCACTTCTCGCTGTGTTGGTCTAAGCGATTTGGCAAGGTTTTAAAATCATAGGTCATAACTTTTCTCCAGACTAGTACGTAAATCCTCAATCAAGTCCGACACATCTTCAATCCCGATTGACATGCGTAAGAGATCGTCTGTCAAGCCATAGGAATGGCGAATAGCTGCTGGAATATCTGCATGAGTCTGCGTTGCAGGATAGGTAATCAAGCTTTCCACACCACCTAAGCTCTCTGCAAAGGTAAAAACTCGGAGGCTATTGAGCAGGTGGGGAATCATCTCTTGCTTGGCAACCTTCATTGAAACCATCCCTCCTTGCCCCGTGTAAAAGACTTCTTTTACTGCTGGATGTTGCTCAAGAAAGTCTACGATTGCTCGAGCGTTTTGGGTAGAGCGCTCCATCCGAATAGCTAGGGTTTTCAAGCCACGCATCAAGAGAAAAGCATCAAAGGGTGATAAGGTCGGTCCCGTCGTGTTTTGGTCATAGAACAACTGTTCATAGAGTGCCTGGTCATTGGTCATCAGAGCCCCTGCCAAAACATCATTATGGCCTGAAAGGTACTTAGTTGCCGAATGAAGCACCACATCTGCCCCAAGAGCAAGTGGATTTTGGTAAATCGGACTATAAAAGGTATTGTCAACAATAACTTTGGCCCCGACTTCATGCGCCTTTTCTGATATCGCAGCAATATCAAACTCCACCATGAGAGGGTTGGTTGGAGTCTCTAAAAATACATAGTCAATGGTATTATCTAGCTGGTCAAACAGTTGGTCAGGCGTTTGAGCGTATTGGAAAGCAAAACGCCCTTGTTCTTCCTGCTGATTAAACCAGCGGAAGGAACCACCGTAAAGGTCACGCACGGCTAGTATCCGACTTCCCTGGGGAAAAGTTTGAAAGAGCAAGACCAAGGCAGCCATTCCAGAGGAGGTCACTAGGGCGTGCTCTGCTCCTTCAATGGCAGCAAGGGTTTCCTCTAAGCTGGAACGGGTTGGATTTTTCGTACGGGTATAGTCGAATCCTGTGGATTGCCCAAACTCAGGGTGCTGGTATGTTGTCGACAGGTGAATCGGTGAAATCAAGGCCCCTGTTCGTTCATCTTTTCGTATGCCTGCTTGGGCCAAAAGGGTATCGCGTTTTAATCTCGTCATGGCAACCTCCTCAAACGTTTCTTCTTCTATTCTAGCACGGACTTTCTCTCTTGGTGAAAAAATCCCTGTTTTTGCTTATAGAAAATTTCCCAGGCAAGTTATAGGTAAGCCTTATATCTAGCTTGCTTTCACTTTCATTTCTATATATTTTGATGTATAATAATATGTAAAGGAGGGTCATTATGTTTAACCATCTCAATCGTCAATTCTATCGGAATTACTTTTTTTTCAACGGTATTTTCTGGACTTTGTATTTCATAAAACAAGAATTGTATCTGTCCAAAATTGGGATAGTGATGGCACCACTTATCCTAATTCATTTTTTCTACGCATTCTTTCGACCTCGGTACAATATTGAGGCAAGATGGAAGTTGGCCTTAATCGTAGGGTTCACATGTGCGTTCGCTCTCTTTATAATCTTGCACTAAACTTCATAAGTCTACCACGTACTAGAAATGGATTCTTTAATTGGAGGTACGCAATGAAATCCTTTTTTAAACAATTTCGCCCCCACTTTAATAAAGAATGGTATATGAACGAATATTCCTATACCTCTATCCTGTATTCCATCGCAATCTTCTATCCCCAAGGCTTTTGGTCCATTTATTCTGAAACTTGGTTTCGTTGCTTATTTATCCTCTTGATAGTAATCAATACCTATCTAGGCTGGTTTACAAAAATTGGTCAGAAAAACAGTCTGGCTTCTCTTCTTTTTAATCTGCTCTTCGATGTCCTAATACTTTTTATGCTGTTGCAGCTCTAAATTTTACTGGAAAAGGAGCACACCATGTCTAAACCGTTCAACAAAGTCTTTTATCGTACCTGGGAGTTCTATTTTGCCTTACTTTGCATAGTAAGGTTCATCCTTTCAACTGTAAATAGAAACCTGTATTTTATGGATTTCATCCAACTGGTGCTTGGTCTCTATGTCGGCTATCTAGCCTTCTTTAAACCACGCAGCTGGATTAAAAAAACATGGCAAATCTACTTGGTAACAACATTCATTATCAGCTTGGTCATCCTCAATCTGTTTTTACTATAAGGAGTCACTATGTTCAAGGAGTTTAACAATCAGTTTTACCGTAGCCTGGATTTTTACATTGCCATTTGCCTGATACTATATAGCTTGGGAGCTATTTGGGACAATGAATATAACTGGTGGATATACTTACAACCGATTTTGATTCCCTTCACTCTCTACCAAGCCTTCTTTTCCAAGAAGGGCAATCTGAAAAAGGATTGGATAATTTATCTTTGTGCCGGAATCGTCTTCTTGGGATTCTGGTTAGAATTCATTGCATAGTTATTTGCCCTCTCGTGCATTTCCGAGAGGGTTTTCTTGTCCCGACTTGTAAAAACCACTAGATAGGTTTACAATAGAAGCATGATTAAAATTGAACGTGTACTAGACATCTTAAAAGCGGATGACAATTTCCGCCATGTCAAACAGAATAACCAGACAGTTAGCACTTGGACGGATGTCCAGTTTGACGCTCTCAGCTATGACAGCCGGACTGTTAGCCCAACGACTCTCTTTTTTGCCAAGGGTTTGGCCTTTAAGAAGGAATTTTTGGAAAAGGCTATCGAGGCTGGGCTGGCTTTTTACGTGTCTGAAATCGACTATGAGGTTGGCATTCCTGCTATCATCGTCCATGACATCAAGCAGGCTATGAGCCTGATTGCTATGGATTTTTATGGTCATCCCCAGAAACAGCTCAAACTCCTGGCCCTCACCGGTACCAAAGGTAAGACAACGGCGGCTTATTTTGCTTTTAACATTCTTAAACAGAGCCACAAACCTGCCATGCTTTCGACCATGAACACTACCCTGGACGGCAAGACTTTCTTCAAGTCCACCTTGACCACGCCTGAAAGCCTGGACCTCTTTGCCATGATGGCGGAGGCGGTCCAAAACGGCATGACCCACTTGATTATGGAGGTGTCTAGCCAGGCTTACTTGGTCAAGCGGGTTTACGGGCTGACCTTTGATGTCGGCGTCTTCCTCAACATCAGCCCTGACCACATCGGCCCCATTGAGCACCCGACCTTTGAGGACTATTTCTACCACAAGCGGCTTTTAATGGACAATAGCAAAGCGGTTATTGTCAATGCTGGAATGGACCATTTTGAGGTGGTGAAAGACCAAGTTAGCTCCAAAGACCATGACTTTTATGGGCCGACTTCTGAAAACCAGATTAGCCAGTCAGCAGGTTTTGACTTCACAGCGACTGGAAAATTAGCTGGCCACTACGACATCCAGCTGATCGGTGGCTTCAACCAAGAAAATGCCATCGCAGCTGGACTGGCCTGTCTCCGCTTGGGTGCAAGTCTGGAAGATATTCACACAGGGATTGCCCAAACCAATGTCCCTGGCCGCATGGAAGTCCTGACCCAGCAGAACGGGGCCAAGGTATTCGTGGACTACGCCCATAACGGTGACAGTGTCAAGAAGCTAATCGATGTCGTCTTAGAGCACCAGACAGGCAAGGTGATTTTGATTCTGGGAGCTCCTGGCAATA is a genomic window of Streptococcus sp. 29896 containing:
- a CDS encoding ATP-dependent Clp protease proteolytic subunit — encoded protein: MIPVVIEQTSRGERSYDIYSRLLKDRIIMLTGPVEDNMANSIIAQLLFLDAQDPTKDIYLYVNTPGGSVSAGLAIVDTMNFIKADVQTIVMGTAASMGTIIASSGAKGKRFMLPNAEYMIHQPMGGTGGGTQQTDMAIAAEHLLKTRNKLEQILADNSGKSVKQIHKDAERDYWMTAEETLAYGFIDQIMDKMAK
- the upp gene encoding uracil phosphoribosyltransferase; translated protein: MGKFQVISHPLIQHKLSILRRVSTSTKDFRELVNEIAMLMGYEVLRDLPLEDVEIETPITKTVQKQIAGKKLAIVPILRAGVGMVDGLLSLVPAAKVGHIGMYRDEETLQPVEYLVKLPDDIDQRQIFVVDPMLATGGSAILAIDSLKKRGASNIKFVALVSAPEGVKALQEAHPDVDIYTAALDEKLNEKGYIVPGLGDAGDRLFGTK
- a CDS encoding MalY/PatB family protein is translated as MTYDFKTLPNRLDQHSEKWRLTENNPELLQLWVADMDFQPFPEMRQAIVDYGQRQIFGYNYASESLFESIMDWEKDQHGYCFDRQALVLVEGVVPALSIAVQAFTAEGDAVMINTPVYPPFARTIRLNHRRLISQPLSVVNDQFTLDFQALEQKIVEEGVKLYIFCNPHNPGGRVWSHQELLELGAICQKHGVILVSDEIHQDLTLFGHEHHSFNTVSPNHKEFSVILSSATKTFNIAGTKNSFAIIENPQLRKAFTKRQLANNQHEIPSLGLITTEVAYRHGKPWLTALKPVLEENILLVQEELSKKTNIKVLKPQGTYLIWLDFSAYELSHQELAEKLLEEAQLHLNDGLTFGKEGEKHFRLNAATPQFVIKEACRRLVEVFGCLIN
- a CDS encoding cystathionine gamma-synthase, whose translation is MTRLKRDTLLAQAGIRKDERTGALISPIHLSTTYQHPEFGQSTGFDYTRTKNPTRSSLEETLAAIEGAEHALVTSSGMAALVLLFQTFPQGSRILAVRDLYGGSFRWFNQQEEQGRFAFQYAQTPDQLFDQLDNTIDYVFLETPTNPLMVEFDIAAISEKAHEVGAKVIVDNTFYSPIYQNPLALGADVVLHSATKYLSGHNDVLAGALMTNDQALYEQLFYDQNTTGPTLSPFDAFLLMRGLKTLAIRMERSTQNARAIVDFLEQHPAVKEVFYTGQGGMVSMKVAKQEMIPHLLNSLRVFTFAESLGGVESLITYPATQTHADIPAAIRHSYGLTDDLLRMSIGIEDVSDLIEDLRTSLEKSYDL
- a CDS encoding UDP-N-acetylmuramoyl-L-alanyl-D-glutamate--L-lysine ligase, yielding MIKIERVLDILKADDNFRHVKQNNQTVSTWTDVQFDALSYDSRTVSPTTLFFAKGLAFKKEFLEKAIEAGLAFYVSEIDYEVGIPAIIVHDIKQAMSLIAMDFYGHPQKQLKLLALTGTKGKTTAAYFAFNILKQSHKPAMLSTMNTTLDGKTFFKSTLTTPESLDLFAMMAEAVQNGMTHLIMEVSSQAYLVKRVYGLTFDVGVFLNISPDHIGPIEHPTFEDYFYHKRLLMDNSKAVIVNAGMDHFEVVKDQVSSKDHDFYGPTSENQISQSAGFDFTATGKLAGHYDIQLIGGFNQENAIAAGLACLRLGASLEDIHTGIAQTNVPGRMEVLTQQNGAKVFVDYAHNGDSVKKLIDVVLEHQTGKVILILGAPGNKGESRRKDFGLLLNDYPQVEVILTADDPNREDPAAIAEQIRAHMTRPSDFILDREKAIQTAMSQTNSPKDAVIIAGKGADAYQIVNGKKAAYDGDLEVAKRYL